One Mercurialis annua linkage group LG3, ddMerAnnu1.2, whole genome shotgun sequence DNA window includes the following coding sequences:
- the LOC126671617 gene encoding probable calcium-binding protein CML18, producing the protein MQENSEFLDKNQEKIMDCGKEPVKLDDEQLTELREIFRSFDRNKDGSLTQLELGSLLRSLGLKPSEDQLEAMIQKADKNSNGLIEFSEFIAVVEPDLVQTKSPYTEDQLKKIFNMFDRDGNGYITPAELAHSMAKLGHALTVEELTGMIKEADTDGDGCIDFQEFAQAITSAAFDNSWR; encoded by the coding sequence ATGCAAGAAAACTCAGAATTTCTGgacaaaaatcaagaaaaaataaTGGATTGCGGAAAAGAACCTGTAAAACTCGACGACGAGCAACTAACTGAGCTCCGTGAAATATTCCGGTCATTCGACCGAAACAAGGACGGCAGTTTAACACAGCTCGAGCTTGGCTCGCTACTCCGATCACTAGGGTTAAAACCGAGTGAAGATCAATTAGAAGCGATGATACAGAAGGCGGACAAGAACAGCAACGGTTTGATCGAGTTTTCAGAGTTTATAGCGGTGGTGGAGCCTGACCTAGTTCAGACAAAGTCGCCGTATACGGAAGATCAGCTGAAGAAGATATTCAATATGTTTGACAGGGATGGGAATGGATATATAACTCCGGCGGAGTTGGCGCATTCGATGGCTAAATTAGGGCATGCGTTGACGGTGGAGGAGTTGACAGGGATGATTAAGGAAGCGGACACGGATGGCGATGGATGTATTGATTTTCAGGAATTTGCTCAGGCTATTACCTCCGCTGCTTTTGATAATTCTTGGCGTTGA
- the LOC126673043 gene encoding binding partner of ACD11 1-like, with protein sequence MAIATVKVGNVSLGATEQDIKEFFSFSGEIDYVEMLGDNERSQIAYVTFKDPQGAETAVLLSGATIVDQSVTIELAPDYKLPAAASVPTTATENSAASGAGSAFQKAEDIVSSMLAKGFILGKDAVGKAKTFDEKHQFTSTATSKVASLDQKIGLSEKISAGTSLVNDKVKEVDEKFRVTETTKSALAAAEQTVSNAGSAIMKNRYVLTGATWVTGAFNRVAKAAEEVGQKTKEKVLAEEEQNQVAQGYTHIHETDSPNMSEQMSRSAH encoded by the exons ATGGCG ATAGCAACAGTGAAAGTCGGCAATGTTTCCTTAGGTGCGACAGAGCAAGATATAAAGGAGTTCTTCTCTTTTTCTGGTGAAATCGATTATGTCGAAATGCTTGG TGACAATGAGCGGTCTCAAATAGCATATGTCACATTCAAAGATCCACAAGGGGCAGAGACTGCAGTTTTACTTTCA GGGGCAACTATTGTTGATCAGTCAGTTACCATTGAACTAGCTCCAGATTATAAGCTGCCAGCTGCTGCTTCAGTCCCCACAACT GCTACCGAGAACAGTGCTGCATCTGGTGCTGGATCTGCTTTCCAAAAGGCCGAGGATATTGTAAGCAGCATGCTTGCCAAAGGCTTCATTTTGGGAAAAGACGCAGTCGGTAAAGCAAAAACATTTGACGAGAAGCACCAGTTCACTTCTACTGCCACTTCTAAGGTAGCGAGTCTGGATCAAAAAATCGGACTGAGTGAAAAAATAAGTGCTGGTACAAGTCTAGTCAATGATAAAGTGAAGGAAGTAGATGAAAAGTTTCGAGTTACTGAGACAACCAAGTCAGCATTGGCAGCTGCTGAGCAAACAGTCAGCAATGCTGGATCGGCCATCATGAAGAATCGTTATGTTTTAACCGGGGCAACATGGGTTACTGGTGCATTCAACAGAGTTGCTAAGGCCGCAGAGGAGGTAGGACAGAAGACAAAAGAGAAGGTTTTGGCCGAGGAGGAACAGAATCAAGTGGCGCAAGGTTATACCCATATCCACGAGACTGATTCCCCGAATATGAGTGAGCAAATGTCAAGGAGCGCACATTAA